The following are from one region of the Muntiacus reevesi chromosome 3, mMunRee1.1, whole genome shotgun sequence genome:
- the LOC136164390 gene encoding synapsin-1-like: MGGSGGAGPPPPVQLQRGAAGTTPGRIPRTVTLRARPCQRRLRSPPAGARARAPENISLRLPTPQPPPRSGPPLEGRGGGGKNEESAPMRPVMRLGGRGAHRGCAAASLRSQPTPAPHRPRTQKHWGPVSPRRPRPGSAASLPPRRSPGAGQRRGSGVLLAWARAPPPAAPKPAREAAPVLPGLMKSDGDLSARNLGDGRRAVVARRSQDLRPS, from the exons ATGGGCGGGAGTGGGGGCGCCGGGCCGCCGCCTCCGGTTCAGCTGCAGCGCGGCGCAGCCGGGACCACGCCTGGCCGCATCCCCCGTACCGTTACGCTCAGAGCCCGGCCCTGTCAACGCCGCCTCCGCTCGCCACCAGCCGGGGCTAGAGCGAGGGCACCTGAAAATATATCCTTGCGACTGCCCACTCCGCAACCACCCCCGCGCAGCGGCCCCCCGCTGGAGGGAAGAGGCGGCGGAGGGAAGAACGAGGAATCGGCCCCGATGCGTCCGGTGATGAGGCTGGGCGGCCGCGGTGCGCACCGCGGCTGTGCAGCCGCCTCACTGCGAAGCCAGCCGACCCCCGCCCCGCACCGCCCGCGTACTCAGAAGCACTGGGGACCCGTGTCCCCGCGCCGCCCCCGCCCGGGTTCTGCAGcttccctgcccccacgccgctcCCCGGGCGCAGGACAGCGGCGGGGCAGCGGCGTCCTCCTGGCCTGGGCCCGCGCCCCTCCTCCCGCCGCCCCGAAGCCAGCCCGGGAGGCAGCCCCA GTTCTGCCCGGCCTAATGAAGAGCGACGGTGACCTCTCGGCGCGGAACCTGGGTGATGGAAGGAGGGCGGTTGTTGCTCGGCGAAGTCAAGATCTTCGTCCTTCATGA